AATTAGTGTAACTACAATGCGTATGCTTTACTTTCACTTCCCTCTTTTCTTCTCATCAGAAAATTCCCCCACTCCCTCCCCTCCCACTCCACCGgcaaaatgaaaatgatgcaGTAATAGttataataatgataatgaCGATGAAATGTAGCTGCCAAAAAAAGGTGATCATTAAATGTAAGATACAGTAGCTTATGCCTCTGCATTCtgtattaattttgttgtttgttcGATGGTGACAACAAGGTTACCCTTTTCttatcttttctttcctttcctttctaaTTTAAGCAGGTTTCTCATTGTTGTTTATGGTTATGTGGGTCAGGGAATACTCACCAATGAGACAAGGTGCTTGAGATGTGAAACGGTGACAGCAAGGGATGAAACTTTCTTTGACTTGAGTCTGGATATTGAACAGAACAGTTCAATAACAAGCTGTTTAAAAAATTTTAGCTCTACAGAGACACTGAACGCAGAGGATAAATTTTTCTGTGACAAATGCTGTAGGTAAGTGCTTTTTATTCATTCTCATTTGGCATTTGTTTCCTGAAATGTTGTTGGTTGGTTGTCGCTTTTCACAGTTTAGACAAAACATCACCTCCTGAAAACGATTGGCTGTCTTTACTCTCGCCTGGGTTGTCTCATTTCCTTGATGCCATATCTAAACGATATTCAAGAAGCAATTGTAGAAGGCACTCTAAGAAGGATCTAATACATCAGGCTGGAAATCTTTTTTTTGAACTGCTCTTGACATATTTTTCTTCAAGCTAAGCCTGGTGAGATATAGACTAACCTAAGCTTGGTTTGGCTGGGGGTCTCGTATTGTGGCAGCATCTCTTAGTTTTTGGCAAGCTGCCCAGCTGAACCTGCAATTATAGGAAGGTGTCAGGAATTGGTTTGGTTTATCTTATGAATATCAAAGATTCACTCCACTAATTGAATATCATTAGCACTcgcaaaaatttattttaatggaAGGATGAATATGAGAAACTTATGGCTTAGGTTGAAACTTCTTTCATAATCTTTCTTTGTTAATCAATATTATCAGAGGACAACATATGAGACTTTATGGACAAGGTTGGAGACTTTGATCTTGGTTTGTCTCATATAGCAACGTAGAAGACTTGTGTGTCTTAAACTAAAAAATTGCTGTGGTCTTATTACATTCTTAGTGATAATTGATCAAATATTCTGTTTGGATTATATGTCAGCTATTGATTTCGAATTATGAAGTTCTGAGAGTATTTCAGGATTTAGTATTTCGATTTATATCGCTTAGATGTTCATTGATGTCGTCTACTAATTATCCTTCAGGGACAACAAATACAGCATTCAACAACTAACTTAAGGGCATCTTCAGTTGATTATAGTCTGATAGCCAAATAACATGTTCTTTTGTCAATGTACAGTTTGCAGGAAGCTCagaagaggatgaagataaAGAAGCCTCCTCGCGTTTTGGTCATCCATCTGAAACGATTTAAATATATTGAGCAGCTTGGCAGGTACAAGAAGCTATGTTATCGGGTTGTCTTCCCACTCGAGCTTAAGCTGAGCAACACCATGGAAGATGCAGATATTGAGTATTCCTTGTTTGCAGTTGTTGTCCATGTTGGCAGTGGTCCCAATCATGGGCACTATGTCAGCCTTGTGAAAAGCCACAATCACTGGTTGTTTTTTGATGACGAAAATGTGGAGATAATTGACGAGTCAGTCGTACAGACATTTTTTGGGTCGGCACAGGAGTATTCTAGTAATACGGATCACGGGTATATCTTGTTCTACGAGAGCCTTGGTGCCAGCAACAAGAGTTGAGAAGATGGTCATTGGTTTTATGAGTAGGCATTTTAATCATTTTGAAGTTGACTTTTTAACTTTTTGCctattttcatcatttttttcttcccctttttcATCATCGGTGAGATGATATGGGTTGTGAAAATGTATACTTAGGTGGTTACCATGTACAGCAAATGGTCAGAGGACACCCACCTTTTGTTTCTTCACAATAAGAGGGAAAAAGGCATTGTATAATTGCTTAGAACGGTCCTCATTTTACAGTTGTTTGCAGGAAATGGTGACTGGCAATGAAACTGGTCATCTTGTTTAGTGTTTACGGACGTCTGTTATATATATGACTGTCTTGTGCCTCTATTCATTCCGAGTGGTAACATCTTTTTGTTGAAGATGGGATATCTATCATTTGACTTatgctttagggtttagggatgcACTGGGAATCTCATAGTGGGAAGGCCCAGAGATCATAAGGATGGGATGGGAATGGAGGCATCCCAGCCCAACATGCAGGAAGTATAGTGGAAAGTTGCCAACCAACCATTCAATTGGTTCTCGAGGGAGGTTGGTGTGTTGGGAGGGGCttcaattttttgttacaattgTAGTTACAATTCCTCCTagaaatcatgttaaatcaaatTTTTGTTGGTTTAAAAATGACATTAGAGATTAGGAATTAATGTTTAGAGTTCAGTCTTcaaagtttaggatttagggtttaattgtAACTTCTAGGGTttaattgttattttttaatttttagtgtttgcttcttaatttttagtttttaaggTTCCAAGGTttataatccaaaaaaaaaatgttttggatTTAAAATATgaacttttaagttttttttttcaaaacctaATATATCCCAACtttatgaatatcaaaatactcaaaaaaaaaaaagaagatatttttGGGAAGAATTATAACTACAATTGTAGCAAGAAATTGAAGCTCCTATCTTAGCACAGGAGCAACATTCTCACATTACCATAGCTGAATAGGAGGATCATGGGAAACCATCACAGACAAACCATATTGATTTCTTGCAAGTTCTCAATATTGAGCAAATATTTCTTCATTAACTCCTACTGTAGTAAACTTAATCTGACAGACAAAATATACCTCTCCTCACAAAATATACGTGTATCAAATCAGCTGTATACAGAACAAATGCCTTAATCTAAATAAAACATTAAGACCTAAAGCCGTTCCCTTACATTTACAAGATTCTAAGACGTACGAATGAACTACAATGGGAAATAATATGGCCATAACAGATGGTGCAAGAGGGTGAACGGGAGTCTCTCAAGATGCTGTACTCATGACGGTGTCATCACCCGGTAATGCAT
The window above is part of the Tripterygium wilfordii isolate XIE 37 chromosome 3, ASM1340144v1, whole genome shotgun sequence genome. Proteins encoded here:
- the LOC119995030 gene encoding ubiquitin carboxyl-terminal hydrolase 4, whose protein sequence is MGAAGSKLEKALGDQFPEGERYFGLENFGNTCYCNSVLQALYFCVPFREQLLDYYATNKNIGDAEENLLTCLADLFTQISSQKKKTGVIAPKRFVQRLKKQNEIFRSYMHQDAHEFLNFLLNELVDILEKEAQAAKNNPENLSPPEKIANGPKIAPANGVQKEPLVTWVHKNFQGILTNETRCLRCETVTARDETFFDLSLDIEQNSSITSCLKNFSSTETLNAEDKFFCDKCCSLQEAQKRMKIKKPPRVLVIHLKRFKYIEQLGRYKKLCYRVVFPLELKLSNTMEDADIEYSLFAVVVHVGSGPNHGHYVSLVKSHNHWLFFDDENVEIIDESVVQTFFGSAQEYSSNTDHGYILFYESLGASNKS